GCATCGCAATTTGCCCGCAACGGCATGATCGTCATGGGTTTCGTCGCCACCATTGCGGGCATTGCGGTTTCCATGCTGATTACGCGCAGTCTGCTCGCGCAGTTGGGCGGCGAACCCGTCCATACCGCCGACGTGGCCGGGCAGATTGCCAACGGCGACCTCGCTGGTGAAGTCCCGTTGCGGGACGGCGATCGCTCCAGCTTGCTGCACGCCGTCGCCACGATGCGGGACAACCTCGCACGCATCGTGGGAAAAGTGCGCCTGAACACCGAAACCATTGCGGGTTCGTCCTCCGGCATCGCCAACGCCAACCGCGAACTTGCCATCCGGACCGAACAGCAAGCCGCCTCGCTGAAGGCCATTGCCGACTCGATCGGCGATCTCGCGGCTACCGTACGCCAGACGGCCGAGAATGCGAGCCTTGCCGATACGCTCGCCATTTCCGCGTCTGCCGTGGCGAAGCAGGGACACGAAGTCGTGAGCGAGGTCGAGCGGAAGATGCAATCCATCAGCGCGTCGGGTGAGCGTATCGTCGACATCATTGCGGTCATCGACGGCATTGCGTTCCAGACCAATATTCTGGCATTGAACGCGGCGGTGGAGGCCGCGCGTGCCGGTGAACTGGGAAAGGGTTTCGCCGTGGTTGCGACCGAGGTGCGGAATCTCTCGCAACGCTCCGCAAATGCGGCGAGGGAAATCAAGGACTTGATTGCGGATTCTGCCGAACACGTGCAGGCAGGGAGCGAACTGGTCGGCAAAGCCGGACAGACCATGCAGCAAATCATGCAAAGCGTGCAACGCGTGACCGATCTCATGCGTGAGATCAGCAGGGCGACCACGGACCAAAGCAACGGCATCGACCTGATCAACCAGACCGCTGCCGAAATAGAGGGCGTCACGCGTCAGAACGCGACGCTGGTCAATGAGACTGCACAAGCGGCAAGCAGTCTGCAGGAGCAATCGGAACAGCTTGCCGAACTTGTCGCCGTGTTCAAGGTTGCGGGTCTACAGAGTCTGTTGCCGGCGAGTGCGGTCCACGAGATCGAGCATGAGAGTTCATGCTCCCGGCCAGCCGTCGGCACCGCGGAAGGCGGTGCGACCACGGCATATCAGGCTGACTGGGCGCCAACGGTAATGCCATGACTGAACAAACCATTAAATCGGAAATCCGTTTGTATGAAGGTGCTCATGCCAGTCGATGACGATACAAAGCGCTCGATGTTGGCGCAGGCTGGGGAATGGATCGCGGAAGGCTGGTTTGAGAACGCACAGTGTATGGTTTTGCTGCATGCATCGGTGCTGGATGTCAATGGAACGGAGCCATCATGGCATCCACGTGGATGGTCTGCTGCCCCTACTCCGGCGGCAGCGGACGAATCGGATTTCATCAACGGATCCGCCATCTTTGCTGGTGATGGGTGGAAGTGCGGTAACAAGTATCGAAGCAAGCGAGGGGAAGAACCATGAACAAGGTATATCCCGACATTGTCAATGCACTGGCGGGGGGGAGCCACGGGCGGACATGCACAAATTGTCTTTGAATATTGTTTTCTCTAAAACGGAAGATGATTTTCATACTTTCGGCGAGCAGATGGAGACAATGCCGTACGCTGGGTGCGAACGAAAGCCGAATGATGAACATTGCTGAAAGCAATCGACCAGCGTTGTACTACAGCTCCCTGTTTCTTCTGAGCGATGTCGAGAAGTCTATTGGCCGTATCAAGGAGAGGATTTCGCTCGATGACTTTGGTATATCGTGGCCACAGGCCAAGCTCATTATGTATCTGACGCGCTATCAGGCTACGACACAGATGCAGCTAGCAAGGAACTTGCACTACGATGAAGGGGCGCTGTCCAGGCTACTGTCGCGTCTTGACCGCTCCGGATTGGTCGAGAGGTTTCCCAACTTGAAGGACCGACGGAGCCGGTGTATCTGCCTGACTCAACAAGGTATGCGGCTGGCGAAGGAGCTTTCGGCGACATTTGGGCAACTTGATGCTCATCTCTTCGCGATCTTCACAGAAGAAGAAAAATCAAGATTGGTTCAAATGCTAAAGCGACTACTCTGCAATGGACTGGATGATGCAGTCCGGCGCTGAGGGATCATATCGTGCTCAACGCGGACCCGGAGAACCGCGTCGAACAACGACCGTGCGCAGCCAGGGAGCTGCCGGATGGCTTCTACGTGAGTCTCGGCATCGGAACGCCCACGCTGGTCGCCAATCCCGTCCCCGACGGGATGGAAGTATGGCTGCAACAGGAAAACGGCCTGCCAGGTATCAACGAGGTCCCGATAGAAGAGCAGGTGTACGCCTTCATGATCATGCCTGCAAGCAGATGGTGAGGACGCTACCGGGCTTGTCCTTTTTTCGTCGGCGGATTCGTTCGCGATGATCCGCAGCGGCTACATCAACCTTGCGATCCTCGGAGTACTGCAGGTGAGCAAAGAGGGCGATCTTGCGCGCTGGCTCTTCCCTGGCAAGATGATCAAGGGCATGGGCGGGCGATGGACCTCGTTGCTGGCGTTATTCGGGTGGTCGTGCTCATGGAACATGTCGCAAAAGGCGACCAGCCCAAGCCACTCAAGGAGTGTACGTTGCCGCTCACGTGCGTGGTGGACCTGGTCATCACTGACATCGGCTTAGTCGAGGGCACCGAAAAGGTTTGAAGATTGCCGAACTCGCCACCGGGTGTGGCGGTAGTGGGGATCAAGGGCAAGACCAGCGCGGAGCTGGAAGTAAACGCGGTCGTGTAACGGTCCAAATGTTTTTTTCATTACAGGCCACTCGGCGGTAAGGTCGGTGGATTTGCCTGATAGCTGGGTTTGCTAGCTGATGGCCCCAATGCATACCATCTGAAACGTGACATCAGACTCGAACTCTCTGCCAGTATCCGGTCCTCGCGTCGCGGCGTTGGCTGTTGCCTGCGGGCTCGCCGTCGCGACGCTCTACTATAGTCAACCGCTACTACCCGCGATGGCGGCCGCTGTGGGCTCGGGTGCCTCCGCCCAGGGGGCAATTACCATGCTTACCCAGATCGGCTATGCGCTCGGACTGCTCCTATTCGGTCCGTTGAGCGATCGACTTGACCAGCGGAGGCTTGTTGCTTGCCTGATTCCAGCGAATATTGCTGGCTTGATGCTAAGCGCGACGGCAAGCTCGTTAGCATGGTTGCTCGCGGCGAGCATGCTCGTCGGGGTTACGGGAGTCGCTGCGCAGATCATTATCCCGGCGGTATCAGGCCTGGTGGCTCCCGCCAAACGTGGCCATACCGTAGGGTGTCTGATGAGTGGCTTGTTTGCCGGGACGCTGTTCGCCCGTACCCTTAGCGGTTATGTTGGTGAGCACGCGGGGTGGCGAACGATGTTTGCCTTGGCAGCCGTCATTGACGTCCTCCTGTTCGTCGTAGTCTGGTTGTGTCTTCCGGCTATCAGGCCGAGTAGCGACATGTCGTATTCAGAGTTGATGGTGTCGCTTGGTCTGTTGTTCGTCAGGCAGCCTTTATTACGCGAGGCTTGTCTTGCTGGCTTTTTGCTGTTCGGGGCGCTCAACGTGCTTTGGGGATCGTTGGCCTTGATGTTGCAGCGGCCACCCTATGGTTGGGGTAGTGACCTGACGGGCTTGTTTGGGTTCGTCGGCCTCGCGGGAATGCTGGCTTCTACGAAGATTGGTCGTCTCTCTGACCATTGGGGTGCGCGCAATGTTGTTTCGATCGCCGCGACTCTCGTCATACTCGCCTTTTCCCTGATTGCGGCGTCGGGGTACTGCTTGGCCTTGTTGGTTCTCGGCGTGATTGGTCTTGACTTGGGCAGTCGCGCCAACCTTATCGCAAATCAGACACGGCTGTATGGGCTGCAGCCTGAGGTGCGCGGTCGCCTCAACACAGTGTTCATGATTTCATATTACGTCGGCGGGGCAATTGGCTCAATCGCAGGGGCCACGGTGGCGGGGCGATATGGCTGGATTGGCCTGGGCGTAGCGGGCGGGACCTGCGGGGCACTGGCGCTTGTCGCTGCCCATCTGGCACACCTGTCGGAACCGGTACGTGTCAGTCGCGATCAATCTCACGGATGAATAGCAAACGGAATCTCTTTACCGCTCGACGAGTAATTGCTCACGGGCTTCAGTGTCACGGACGATGCTTCCATTTTGCGGGAAACGGTCTCTTGAAGTTGTATGGCTGCTGTCGCAGTGCGGTTTCGTGCTGAGCTGCATGCACTGAACCTGAAGGGCCTGCCAGACGATTATCTTCCGATTCGCCTCGTGCGAAACGGTGGCTAGCAATTGACCGCGGCCTTTCGTGACGTCAATCCCGATGCGCTGGTTCCAGCATTGGTTGACGCGACCGAGGCGTCCAGCTAGTCGCTTGCGATCATCGAACATCCGGAAGAAGCACGCCCGAGCCCGCACTGCCGCCAGCCCCCTGATGGGTGCGTGTAAGAGGGATCTCTTGCCCGGCAGGCGGCTTATAGAGTCCATCCGATTAACAATCTGCGCGTATTGACGTATTTAGAGGGCGAGTTGCGATTGGCCGCGGATGCAAAGAGCGCATGGTACTGCCGCTGGGTGGAAGCCGGAGTCGAGATTCTTGAGCAGAGACTCTTGAAAAGCGGGGCGACGGTGGACAGCTCTGCAACGCTTCTAACATCCGAGCCGCCGACATTCAACGCTGAGATACGTCTGCCCCGTTGACTTCGAGCCGGCCCGAAAGCTCAACTTGCTGTCCACTGAATCGCAAGCAGCCCGGATGGAGCGATTTCGTCCTCTTCATTCCCGAACTTGCGATACCGCGTCGGAAACGTGGCAAAGCCAGCGCTTGCCACCTGTGAACGACTGCGGCTCAGGAGGTCCGATTCAAGTAACCGCAGAAGATATCGACGCTGCCGTCTACCGCACTGGTACGCAATACGACGGCGTAGTCAGATGAAGTCAATTCGTTCATCGCTCGCTCGCGCGCAATCCAGCGCGATAGCCGACTGACAGCGCGGTCTGGCGCTTCACGTTGCGGGCTGCTGCGATCAGCCGCCGCATCCTTCGGGGCTGAGTACCACCGGGAGGGTGCGGGGCACTCGTACCGGCTGAATCCGCGTCGTCAGCTCAGGCTGGCTAAGCGTGACTCCGAAGAAGAACTTTGGCCCGCTGATCGCAGCGTTGAGCGAAACCGGCGAGGTACCGTGATCGACCAGATGCAGTTGGTTGTCCCGCAGGTCCTCGACGGTGACGGTATCGGGTGAACGCCCGAGAAAGGTGGCGAACTCCCGTAGGGCGCGCAGATAGCCGGTCTGGGTCTTGGGTGCGAACTTGCGCATGCGCATGTCGTCAACCATGCGCCGGCCCCAGCGGGCTGACTCCGGGATCGGAGCACATCATGATAAGGCTACTGTCGCGTCTTGAGCCCTATGGATTGGTCGGGCGGTTTCCGAACTTAATGGACCGAGGTAGCCGGTGCATGTGCTTGACCAACGAGGTATGCGGCCGACGAAGGAGCTTTCCGCGCAAAGCGCGTCTTTTAGCTTCGAGAATAAGTTGAAGTCCCTTCGTCGTCGTAAAGTGGTGGATTTAAATTATCGGTGGCAACTGTTCTTCATGGTCTCGACGAAGTAGCGGTTGAAGGCCGTCCAGGATATGCGACGCAAATTCGGCGTATGGGATCTGTAGTTTGGGTGTGTAGCTGGCGTCCACCATGTCGAATTCCAAGTTGGTGATTTCCGCATTCGTAGGACCGCTCCAACCGTCAACAGCGTTGCCGGGAAGATTCGTTAGATACATACGCTAGTCCGTAGCGTCGGGCAAGTTGGGATAGCGGTCAAACGTCTCCTTGATGATTTGTCGCAGCCAAATGTTTGCCGGATCGTCATGGAACCGCGGGTGCCAATGCTGTCGGAGTGCGAATGGGGGCAAAGGGATCGGCGGGGGAACAATCCGCACGGTGCCGAGCTTTGCGAAGACATTACCCAATTCCAACGGGACATTGGCGATTAGTTCTGGGTGCGCATCGATCAGATGCGGCACAGCAAGGAAATGCGGCGTTGTCAGATAAATGTTGCGTTTGATGCCGTAGTCGTCGAACGCTCGGTCATAGGCTTCGCTTGCGCGCCCAGTAAGCGAGACCACAATATGGGGCATGCTCTCGAACTGCGCCTTCTTGATCGTCTTGCCAACGGCCTTGTTGCGCACGCTGACCATAGTGACAAACGTATGGAGAAACAACTGTTGCTGGAAAAGGCTTTCCGGCGCGACGTGCATAGACCCGAGTGCCAGATCCGCTTCACCCGCAGCCAGTGTTGCTTCGATCTCCTCAAGGGGGATTTGCATCGATCGCAACGTGCAATGCGGTGCAGCCTTGCGTAGCCGCTTGATGAGCGGTGGCAGAAATACGAGTTCGCCCATGTCGGTCATGCATAGGACGAAAGAACGTCGTGCCGTCGAGGGGTCGAACCGCGCCTGTGAGACGACGTTCTGCTGCAATGCGGTCATGATCTGCCCAATCGTCCCGCCGATCAGCTCCGCCTTCGCGGTTGGGGCCATGCCGGACGAAGTCTTCACAAAGAGCGGGTCTTCGAAAAAGGCCCGCAGTCTGTTGAGCGCATGACTCATCGCTCCTTGCGAGAGTCCTACCTCTGCGGCAGCACGCGTGACGCTGCGCTCGCGCTGCAGTGCATCGAAGACGACGAGAAGATTGAGATCGAGATCACGGATATGCACAGCATGCATCCCAACTATTAATGTCATCGGATTGACGCATGATCGTCGCAGACCTAAGGTGTCGTCAAGCGCGAGATACGTGCGGACAACCAAACATCACCCCATCTTGAATGGGACCAGATAGGACCGGGGTAACGGCTAAAGCCATAGCTTCGACCAACAAGGCGTTGAAGCGTCATTTCTGGCCGATAGGAGACGTCATATGTTCATCAAAAACACCTGGTATGTTGCGGCGTGGTCGCACGAAGTTGAAGGCTCCAACATTCTGTCGCGAACCATCATCAGCCAGCCGATCATGCTCTACCGAAAGGACGGCGGAGAAGTCGTCGCTTTGCACGATCGCTGCTGCCATCGCGGCGCGCCGTTGTCAATGGGCCGGAGGGAAGGGGACTGCGTGCGGTGCATGTATCACGGGTTGAAGTTCGACAGCCGCGGCGCATGCGTGGAGGCGCCTGCGCAAGAACGGATTCCGCCGCAAGCAAAAGTACAGACTTTCCCCGTCGTGGAGCGCCATCGTTGGATCTGGATCTGGATGGGCGATCCCGCGTTGGCGGATCCCTCGACAATTCCGGATACGCATTGGCTCGATGACCCTGACTGGCGAGGCCTTCCGGGATATATCCACTACCACGTCAACTACCTCCTCATCTGCGACAACCTGCTCGACTTCTCTCACCTGCCTTACGTGCATCCGACAACACTTGGCGGTGGGGAAGACTATGCGAAGATTCAGCCGAAAGTTGAACGCCTTAAGGACGGCGTCCTGATTACGCGCTGGACGATCGATACGGAGCCGCCCCCCTTCGCGATGGCGGTGAGAGAGTGGTCTGGAAATGTCGATCGCTGGAACATCTACGAGTTCACGATACCGGCTATCTTGCGCATGGATTCGGGGATGGCACCAACCGGTACCGGCGCGTCAGCAGGCACTCGAGAAGGGGCTATCGAATTTCGGGGCTGTCAGGCGTTGACGCCTGAGACGGAAAATTCCACCCACTACTTCTTTTCTCATCCGCACAACTTCGCGATAGACCAGCCCGAAATCACGCAATCGATCCATCAATCGGTGGTGGATGCTTTCGAGGAAGACCGCGACATCATTACTGCACAACATAAGAACCTCGTTCTCGACCCATCCTTCAAGATGATGGCGTTCGGTATCGACGGGGCTCTTTCCCAGTTCCGCTGGGCGGTCACGCAGCGCCTCGACCAGGAGCGAAAAGCTCGCGAGGAGACTGGGGTGCAGGCATGATCGACGTAGTTGTCACCAGTGTCACCCAACTCGCCGAAGGCATCGTCGGGCTTGAACTGCAGAAATGCAATGGGGAGGCGCTTCCAGAGTTCGAGCCGGGCGCGCACATTGATGTGCATCTTCCTGGCGGTCTCATACGGCAGTACTCGCTGTGCAACACTGCAACGGACCCGACGCGATATTTTCTCGGCGTGGGGAGAAGTGCGACGTCTCGGGGCGGATCCTCGTACATTCACGATTCGCTCCGAGCCGGAGACAAGCTCGTAATCGGCGAACCTCGCTCGCTCTTCGCCATGTCACGAGAGGCGACGTACCACAATTTTATTGCTGGTGGGATTGGTATCACGCCGATATTGAGCATGGTGCGAGCGTGCGTCGAGAAGGGATTCCCGTGGAAGCTGACCTACTGTGTGCGATCGCGATCGCGTGCGGCGTACCTTGATGAAATCGCGTCGCTGGACGGCGAAATCGACCTTCATGTTGATGATGAGGCGCCGGAGGGCGCAGACATTTGCGCAGTCCTGAAACGGATACGACCAGGAGAGCACGTCTATTGCTGCGGCCCGAGCGGCCTTATGGCCGCAGTAGAGGCTCATGCACAAGCGGCGGCGCTGGATCCGTGCCGCATCCACTTCGAAAGATTCGAAGCACCAGCTGACCGGAAGCTTGCAGCAGAAGCCAAAAGCTTCACCGTTGTACTCGCTCGCACGGGTAAGCGCTGTCTCGTAGAGGCGGACGAGTCGGTGCTTGAATGCCTTGAGCGGAATGGGATAACTCCGCCTTTCGCATGCCGGGAGGGGCTCTGCCGGAGCTGTGAAGTGCCATTGATATCGGGCGAGGTGGACCATCGGGACTATGTGCTGAGCATGGATGAACAGCGCGAGGGTAAGGCGCTGATGATTTGCGTTTCGCGGGCTCGCACACCAGAAATCGTTATCGATCTCTGAAAATGGTTTGGCCAACTGATACTTCGCAACCTTCAAGGGGGAATGCAAGAGATCGGAGCTGGAGCGGCCCCCTCAAACTCCGGACACAGTCTCCCACTTAAAATAGCGGGTAGGCATACGACTGTGTTAATGGGATGGTTCCCGCTTCACCGCTGTGGGGGCTTCTGGCAAACTGTCCTGCCTAATCTTACCCACCGATCTTGACTCCCTAAGTCCGGAACAGCTGCGTGCGTTCGCAGTGCAGTTGATTGCAAGGCGCAGGCGTCATCCGGCCCCAGAAGTACGGTCGGAATTCTCGAACTAGCGGGCAAATTCAAATCCAGATCACTTGCATGAATCATCCGACCGATCCCGTCGCACCCATCGAGGGGCGTACCGTCAATGTCGAGCCACTACTGGTCACCAAAATCACAGTCCCCCGAGAGGACGTTGTAGATGTGACGCGACGACGCCTCGTGGAAAAGTTGTGCGCGCAATCCTTGAAGTTGACGGTGCTGTGCGCTGCCGCGGGCTCAGGAAAGTCCACGCTCATGCAGCAATGCCATCGGTACCTCGAGCGCAGGGGGTGGCAGTGCGCCTGGCTCACGCTCGACGATGCGGACAACGATGTGCAGCGTCTGTCACAGGGGTTGCAGGCCGCATTCAGCGCTGCGGGCGTTTGGGAGAATTCACCTGCGCCATCCTCGTCCGCACCCGTTTCTTCATCGGTCGCTGTCATCGCGAACCTGCAGCATCAATTGGAGCAGGGCCGACGCGTGGTCCTGTTCCTGGACGAATGTGACGCGCTGGTGCAGGACGACGCATTAGCTGCTATCCGCGCGCTCATTGGAACGGCTTCGTCGAACTTCAGAACTTTTGTGACCTGCAGGAGCACGCCAGCCCTCGGCCAGGCTCGACATCGGTTGCAAAACGCGCTGCTCGAAGTGGACGGGGACGATCTGCGCTTCGACCTTCAAGAGACCCGCGCACTGATGGAGTCGTACCTGGGCAACCCGATTGGCAACGACGATGCAAGGCTCCTGTGCGAACGCACGGACGGATGGGTCGCCGGGTTGCAACTGGCCTGCCTCGCGGCGCTCGAGCAGGACGACGGTGACCGGTACCTGCGCACGTTTGACGCCAGCCAGGGGCATATCGCGGATTACCTCGCTCACGAGGTCATCGCTGGGCTCGACGACTCAGAGCGGGAGTTCCTCTTTCTGACTGCGGCACTGAAAGATGTCAATGGGGACTTGTGTTACGCCATCACCGGGCGCCGGGACAGCGAGGCCTTGTTGGCCGATTTCCATGAGCGCCGCCTGTTCATCAAGCGGGTGGATGGACAGGACGGCCGACGTTGGTACAGGTATCACACACTGTTCGCGGATTTCCTTCGGCATCAATGGCTCTCGAAGGAGCCCGAGCGGGCCCAACAGCTGTATCGTGCCACGTGCGAGTGGTATGCCGCGAATGGGATGCCTTTTGAAGCGGCCAACTACGCGCGGCTCGGTGGGCAACGTGAGCGCAGCATCGAACTGCTCGAGAGCATTGCCATGGCGGCCATGCAGCGGGGGCAATTCAATGTCGTCGTGTCTTGGGCGGAGGCGATATCGCCGGGGGATTGGCAAAGCTACCCGCACCTGTCAATCGCGTACCTGTGGGCGCTGGCTTTCTCGGAGCAGCCGCGACGGGCGCTCGAGATGCTAGAGACCTTGCGCCAATGCGCGTCCGGCGAAGCCTTCATCAGTATGCTCGAGCATTCGGCGATCGTCGTTGAACTGATCGTGGCCGGACGCAGCGATGATATGGAAAAAGTCTGCCGTGAAGGGCCGCAAGCTCTTTCCTATATGGCCCGGCGCGACGCCTTCCACCACAGCGCGCTGGCGTTGGCGGTGGCCCATGGCCATCTGGCGCAGGGGGACTTCGGTCGCGCCCGTAACGTGTTGTTCGACGCTCGTGCCGTGGTGATGGAAAGAGGGCAGCTATTCGGGAATGTCTTCTTCGAAATGCTGGAGGGAGTCGCGCTCGGCTCCGAGTTGCGCCTTCATGCGGCATTGGCTCATCTTCGGCGCGGCATGGAGATGGCGCGCCAGGACGGGCCAACCTATTCGCACGCCAGCGCGGTCATCGCCGGATTTCTCGGAGAAACGCTATATGAAACGAACGATCTGGCCGGCGCTCGACAAGTCCTGAAGGGCCACTTGCCTTTGATCTGCGAAAGCGGTTTGCCAGACGCCATCTACGTGGCACACGTCACAATGGCGCGAATCGTTTTGCACGAGGGTGACGTCGCGGCTGCGTGGGCCTATCTGCTCGATGCCGAAACAATCGGCCTTCGCCGCAGGTTGCGGCGGATCGTGAACGCAGTGAGATGGGAAATGGTGCGCCTGGCCTGCAGCCAGGGTGACCACGATGAAGTAGCCCGTTTGGCCGCCCAGATTCCTCCGGACACCGATACTGGCGGGCTGCTGACGCCGGTGGATGAGTTGGTGCGCGACATCGCCCCTTTGCGCATGGCTTTATGGCAAGGCCGGCCTGAAGGCGTAACCAACGCGCTGGCTCATCTAAAGGCGCGGCTCAGGCCGGGCGGCTCCCGGCCGCGATGGCTCAAGCTCACGATCCTGCATGCGATCGCGCTGCAGATGAACGGAAGCGGCGGCGCGGC
This is a stretch of genomic DNA from Paraburkholderia sp. HP33-1. It encodes these proteins:
- a CDS encoding methyl-accepting chemotaxis protein; protein product: MKIGNAFLQLTIGARLRTGFAMMLALMAAITVVAIARMAANQARMDEITGVNNMKSRAAMAMRDTVFERMVALRDVALVGSASEVDEEVALIDAKARGYGETELRLLALLSSDQERSGTERAILTEIRQHESEARPLIGKAIALARAGGMDQVYTILAIELKPVQLRWMEALSKLVALEDKNNEQATEEAREASQFARNGMIVMGFVATIAGIAVSMLITRSLLAQLGGEPVHTADVAGQIANGDLAGEVPLRDGDRSSLLHAVATMRDNLARIVGKVRLNTETIAGSSSGIANANRELAIRTEQQAASLKAIADSIGDLAATVRQTAENASLADTLAISASAVAKQGHEVVSEVERKMQSISASGERIVDIIAVIDGIAFQTNILALNAAVEAARAGELGKGFAVVATEVRNLSQRSANAAREIKDLIADSAEHVQAGSELVGKAGQTMQQIMQSVQRVTDLMREISRATTDQSNGIDLINQTAAEIEGVTRQNATLVNETAQAASSLQEQSEQLAELVAVFKVAGLQSLLPASAVHEIEHESSCSRPAVGTAEGGATTAYQADWAPTVMP
- a CDS encoding MarR family winged helix-turn-helix transcriptional regulator, encoding MMNIAESNRPALYYSSLFLLSDVEKSIGRIKERISLDDFGISWPQAKLIMYLTRYQATTQMQLARNLHYDEGALSRLLSRLDRSGLVERFPNLKDRRSRCICLTQQGMRLAKELSATFGQLDAHLFAIFTEEEKSRLVQMLKRLLCNGLDDAVRR
- a CDS encoding MFS transporter; the encoded protein is MTSDSNSLPVSGPRVAALAVACGLAVATLYYSQPLLPAMAAAVGSGASAQGAITMLTQIGYALGLLLFGPLSDRLDQRRLVACLIPANIAGLMLSATASSLAWLLAASMLVGVTGVAAQIIIPAVSGLVAPAKRGHTVGCLMSGLFAGTLFARTLSGYVGEHAGWRTMFALAAVIDVLLFVVVWLCLPAIRPSSDMSYSELMVSLGLLFVRQPLLREACLAGFLLFGALNVLWGSLALMLQRPPYGWGSDLTGLFGFVGLAGMLASTKIGRLSDHWGARNVVSIAATLVILAFSLIAASGYCLALLVLGVIGLDLGSRANLIANQTRLYGLQPEVRGRLNTVFMISYYVGGAIGSIAGATVAGRYGWIGLGVAGGTCGALALVAAHLAHLSEPVRVSRDQSHG
- a CDS encoding LysR family transcriptional regulator; this translates as MHAVHIRDLDLNLLVVFDALQRERSVTRAAAEVGLSQGAMSHALNRLRAFFEDPLFVKTSSGMAPTAKAELIGGTIGQIMTALQQNVVSQARFDPSTARRSFVLCMTDMGELVFLPPLIKRLRKAAPHCTLRSMQIPLEEIEATLAAGEADLALGSMHVAPESLFQQQLFLHTFVTMVSVRNKAVGKTIKKAQFESMPHIVVSLTGRASEAYDRAFDDYGIKRNIYLTTPHFLAVPHLIDAHPELIANVPLELGNVFAKLGTVRIVPPPIPLPPFALRQHWHPRFHDDPANIWLRQIIKETFDRYPNLPDATD
- a CDS encoding aromatic ring-hydroxylating dioxygenase subunit alpha — encoded protein: MFIKNTWYVAAWSHEVEGSNILSRTIISQPIMLYRKDGGEVVALHDRCCHRGAPLSMGRREGDCVRCMYHGLKFDSRGACVEAPAQERIPPQAKVQTFPVVERHRWIWIWMGDPALADPSTIPDTHWLDDPDWRGLPGYIHYHVNYLLICDNLLDFSHLPYVHPTTLGGGEDYAKIQPKVERLKDGVLITRWTIDTEPPPFAMAVREWSGNVDRWNIYEFTIPAILRMDSGMAPTGTGASAGTREGAIEFRGCQALTPETENSTHYFFSHPHNFAIDQPEITQSIHQSVVDAFEEDRDIITAQHKNLVLDPSFKMMAFGIDGALSQFRWAVTQRLDQERKAREETGVQA
- a CDS encoding PDR/VanB family oxidoreductase; translation: MIDVVVTSVTQLAEGIVGLELQKCNGEALPEFEPGAHIDVHLPGGLIRQYSLCNTATDPTRYFLGVGRSATSRGGSSYIHDSLRAGDKLVIGEPRSLFAMSREATYHNFIAGGIGITPILSMVRACVEKGFPWKLTYCVRSRSRAAYLDEIASLDGEIDLHVDDEAPEGADICAVLKRIRPGEHVYCCGPSGLMAAVEAHAQAAALDPCRIHFERFEAPADRKLAAEAKSFTVVLARTGKRCLVEADESVLECLERNGITPPFACREGLCRSCEVPLISGEVDHRDYVLSMDEQREGKALMICVSRARTPEIVIDL
- a CDS encoding LuxR C-terminal-related transcriptional regulator, producing the protein MNHPTDPVAPIEGRTVNVEPLLVTKITVPREDVVDVTRRRLVEKLCAQSLKLTVLCAAAGSGKSTLMQQCHRYLERRGWQCAWLTLDDADNDVQRLSQGLQAAFSAAGVWENSPAPSSSAPVSSSVAVIANLQHQLEQGRRVVLFLDECDALVQDDALAAIRALIGTASSNFRTFVTCRSTPALGQARHRLQNALLEVDGDDLRFDLQETRALMESYLGNPIGNDDARLLCERTDGWVAGLQLACLAALEQDDGDRYLRTFDASQGHIADYLAHEVIAGLDDSEREFLFLTAALKDVNGDLCYAITGRRDSEALLADFHERRLFIKRVDGQDGRRWYRYHTLFADFLRHQWLSKEPERAQQLYRATCEWYAANGMPFEAANYARLGGQRERSIELLESIAMAAMQRGQFNVVVSWAEAISPGDWQSYPHLSIAYLWALAFSEQPRRALEMLETLRQCASGEAFISMLEHSAIVVELIVAGRSDDMEKVCREGPQALSYMARRDAFHHSALALAVAHGHLAQGDFGRARNVLFDARAVVMERGQLFGNVFFEMLEGVALGSELRLHAALAHLRRGMEMARQDGPTYSHASAVIAGFLGETLYETNDLAGARQVLKGHLPLICESGLPDAIYVAHVTMARIVLHEGDVAAAWAYLLDAETIGLRRRLRRIVNAVRWEMVRLACSQGDHDEVARLAAQIPPDTDTGGLLTPVDELVRDIAPLRMALWQGRPEGVTNALAHLKARLRPGGSRPRWLKLTILHAIALQMNGSGGAAIGEMCAALRVGLKGGAVRAFIDEGPDAAALIEDAGPSFIAGLAPHESHALQSRYEYLLGVARSVHGKGHVAPAREPLRRAPVADAVSGAKASPDRLTERELQIIACLERGLTNQALAATLQISETTVKWHLRNVFGKLGVGNRTEAISVARKLALI